A DNA window from bacterium contains the following coding sequences:
- a CDS encoding ABC transporter permease: MGAQPLRAGVLPILYPVRRHGVRALSSLRRIARGLAAEPVGAAAAVLVLVYILSALLAPAIAPYSPASTDLAARLAPPSAAHWFGTDALGRDVFSRTIYGARVSLLVGALTVGLSAVIGTALGMAGAYFRGALDMVGARVVELLQAFPYLIFAIAMMAFLGPGFWNLIWALALKGWIEFYRLARGETLAQSNREYVEAARAMGYPTSWILVSEILPNIVNTVTVVALLRLGYFMVLEASLSFLGVGIPPSIPAWGSMISDGRGVLFIAWWVSTIPGLALLVLVLAVNLLGERMREILDPHTVVP; this comes from the coding sequence ATGGGCGCCCAGCCGCTGCGCGCCGGCGTGCTGCCGATCCTCTACCCGGTGCGGCGCCACGGCGTCCGCGCGCTCTCGTCGCTCCGGCGCATCGCGCGAGGCCTCGCGGCGGAGCCGGTCGGCGCGGCCGCGGCGGTGCTGGTGCTGGTCTACATCCTCAGCGCGCTCCTGGCGCCGGCGATCGCCCCGTACAGCCCCGCGTCCACCGATCTCGCCGCGCGCCTCGCGCCCCCGTCCGCGGCCCACTGGTTCGGCACGGACGCGCTCGGCCGCGACGTCTTCTCCCGCACGATCTACGGCGCGCGGGTCAGCCTGCTTGTCGGCGCGCTCACGGTCGGGCTCTCCGCGGTGATCGGCACGGCGCTCGGCATGGCCGGCGCCTACTTTCGCGGCGCTCTCGACATGGTGGGCGCCCGGGTCGTCGAGCTGCTGCAGGCGTTCCCGTATCTCATCTTCGCGATCGCGATGATGGCGTTTCTCGGCCCGGGCTTCTGGAACCTGATCTGGGCGCTCGCGCTCAAGGGCTGGATCGAGTTCTACCGGCTCGCCCGCGGCGAGACGCTCGCGCAGTCGAACCGCGAGTACGTGGAAGCGGCGCGGGCGATGGGCTACCCGACGTCGTGGATCCTCGTGAGCGAGATCCTGCCGAACATCGTGAACACGGTGACGGTCGTGGCGCTCCTCCGGCTCGGCTACTTCATGGTGCTGGAGGCGTCGCTGTCGTTTCTCGGCGTCGGCATTCCCCCGAGCATCCCGGCGTGGGGCTCCATGATCAGCGACGGCCGCGGCGTGCTCTTCATCGCCTGGTGGGTGAGCACGATCCCCGGCCTCGCGCTGCTGGTCCTCGTGCTGGCGGTCAATCTCCTCGGCGAGCGCATGCGCGAGATTCTGGATCCGCACACCGTTGTGCCTTAA